In the genome of Streptomyces violaceoruber, the window TTCACCACCCTCGCCGACGAGCTGCACGCCATCGACCACTACCTGGCGCTCGTGCGGGCCCGCTTCGGCGACCGGCTCGCCGTCACCCTCCAGGTCGCCCCCGAGGTGCTGCCGGTCGCGCTGCCCTTCCTCTGCCTCCAGCCGCTGGTGGAGAACGCCGTCAAGCACGGCCTGGAGGGCAAGGCGGACCGGTGCCGCATCCAGATCACCGCCCAGGACGCGGGCGCCGAGGCCCTGGTCGTCATCGAGGACGACGGCGCCGGCATGGACCCCGACCTGCTGCGCCGCATCCTCGCGCGCGAGGTCAGCCCGTCGGGCGGCATCGGGCTGTCCAACGTCGACGACCGCCTCCGCCAGGTCTACGGAGACGCCCACGGCCTGGTCATCGAGACGGCCGTCGGCGCGGGCATGAAGATCACGGTCCGGCTGCCGAAGTACCAGCCGGGCGTGCACTCGGCGGGCCGGCTAGGTCGCGACTGAGCCGGCCCGCCGAGCGACGGGGGCGCCCCACGCGGGGCTCAGGCGCTGCGCGTGGCCACCAGCCCCAGGGTGATCAGACCGAGCACGACCCAGCCGAACCACAGCCAGCCGTTGCTCCCGAGCGCCACCGTGTACGCCGTCACCGCGACGAGGCCGCCGATGGTGAGCGCCCCCATCGTCTTCGTCGAACTGTCCGTGGAACCGGGCATCGCAACACCCTCCTCGTGTCCGTTGCCCTCCATGGTGCCCCGTTCAGCCGCCGCGTGTGTTCAGTGAGGCCAGGTAGGCGTTGTAGGCCGCCAGCTCCTTGTCGCCGTCGCGGTCGGCGGCCCGGTCGCTGCGCCGGGCCTGGCGCTCCTCCGAGGCGTACCACTGGAAGAGGAGCGCGAGCAGCACCAGCACGGACGGGACCTCGCTGAAGGCCCAGGCGATGCCGCCGGCCGCGTTCTGGTCGGAGAGCGCGTCGATGCCGAGCGAGGCAGGCGGGTTCTTGAACGTCTCGACCATCGGGGAGGAGGCCATCATCAGCGCGATGCCGAAGAACGCGTGGAACGGCATGCCCGCGAACAGCTCCAGCATCCGCATCAGGTAGCCCGGCCGGTGCGGGCCCGGGTCGACGCCCATGATCGGCCAGAAGAACACCACGCCCACGGCGAGGAAGTGCACCATCATCCCGATGTGCCCGGCCTGCGAGCCCATCAGGGTGTCGAAGAGCGGCGTGAAGTACAGCGCGTACAGGCTCGCGATGAACAGCGGAATGGTGAACGCCGGGTGCGTGATGATCCGCATGTAGCGGCTGTGCAGGAGCATCAGCAGCAGCTCACGGGGACCCTTGCGGCCACGCCCCGCGGGGGGCAGTGCGCGCAGGGCCAGCGTGATCGGGGCGCCGAGCAGCAGCAGGATCGGCGACACCATGCTGATCACCATGTGCTGGACCATGTGCACGCTGAACATGACCATGCCGTAGTCGTTCAGCTTGGTGCACATCATCAGGGCGACGCTCAGCACACCGGCCACGAAGGCCACGGTCCGGCCGACCGGCCACTTGTCACCGCGCCGCACCAGACGCGCGACGCCCCACCCGTACAGCGCCAGTCCCAGGAGGCAGGCGACCAGGAAGAAGGGATCCGCCGACCATGCGAGACCCCGCCCCAGCGTGAACGGCGGCAGATCCATCGTCATGCCGTGCCCGCTGTGATCCATCCGCCCGCTCCTGTTTCGTGGGGGTTGAGCGCGGTTGAACGCCGCTTGTCCGAGCCAAGCGTAGAACCGCCCCCGGCCACATCTGCGACCGGGGGCGGGGAAAGCGCCCCAAAGGGGCACGGGGAACTGCGCGACAAGCCACACCGGCCCGCAGACCTCGAATCACCTCAAGGCCCGAGCTCCGACCGGCAGGTCAGAGAACACACTCCGCTTCCGCGTACCGCGCGTCCGGCACCGTCTTCAACGACTCCACCGCGTCGGCGAGCGACACCATCTCGATGTCCGTCCCGCGCAGGGCCGTCATCTTCCCGAACTCCCCGCGGTGCACCGCCTCCACCGCGTGCCACCCGAACCGCGTCGCCAGCACCCGGTCGTACGCCGTCGGCGTGCCGCCGCGCTGGACGTGTCCGAGTATCACCGGCCGGGCCTCCTTGCCGAGCCGCTCCTCCAGCTCGATGGAGAGCTGGCGGGCGATCCCGGCGAAGCGCTCGTGGCCGTAGACGTCCTTGCCGCCCTCGTCGAAGTCCATGGTCCCGGCCTTCGGCTTGGCACCCTCCGCGGCCACCACGATCGCGAACCGCTTGCCCGCGGAGAAACGCTCCCCGACCTTCGCGGTCAGCTCGTCGATGTCGAAGGGCCGCTCCGGGACGACGACGGCGTGCGCACCCGCGGCCATGCCCGAGTGCAGCGCGATCCAGCCGGTGTGCCGGCCCATGACCTCGACGATCAGCACCCGCTGGTGGGACTCGGCGGTGGTCTTCAGCCGGTCCAGGGCCTCGGTGGCGACGGTCACCGCGGTGTCGAAGCCGAAGGTGACGTCGGTGACCGCTATGTCGTTGTCGATGGTCTTCGGCACGCCCACGATCGGCAGGCCGTTGTCGGACAGCAGCCGGGCCGCCTTCAGCGTGCCCTCGCCGCCGATCGGGATGATCGCGTCGAGGCCGAGTTCCTCGACGTGTCCCCGGGCCCGCTCCACGCCGTCCCGCAGGTGTTCGGGTCGGACCCGGGAGGAGCCGAGGATGGTGCCGCCGCGCGCCAGGATGCCGCCGACCGCGTCGAGGTCGAGCTTGAGGTAGTCGCACTCCAGGAGGCCCTTCCAGCCGTCCCGGAAACCGATGACCTCGTCGCCGTGGTCGACGACGGCGCGGTGCACGACGGACCGGATGACGGCGTTCAGGCCGGGGCAGTCGCCGCCGGACGTGAGGACACCAATGCGCATAGCCCGAAATACCTTCTCAACGTGGCACGGGTCCGGACCGCGCTGTCCGGCTCGATCCCCGCCACCCTAGCGGCATCGGGGGGCGGGACCGAACCGTGCGTCCGCCTACTGGACGAGTCCGCTCACCTGTGCGGACGGGGCATCAGACGGGCCCGCCCCGCCAGGGTCAGGCAGGCTGCTGCGCGGCCGCGATGCGCTCGTTGCGCAGCGCCTCGTACCAGCGGTCGTCGGTCGGCGGCAGCGCGTTCACGTCGAGGGCCAGCTTGAGCAGCAGGTCCGCGATCAGCGGGTTGCGGGCCAGCACGGGGCCGTGCATGTAGGTGCCGAAGACCGTGTCGTTGTACGCGCCCTCCGTGCCGTCCCCCGTGCCGTTGCCGTTGCCGAAGCGGACCTGGGCGAGCGGGCGGGCGTTGGGCCCGACGTGGGTGACGCCCTGGTGGTTCTCGAAGCCGGTCAGCGGGGGCAGGCCGAGGCGCGGGTCGATGTCGCCGAGGACGTCGCCGACGCACCGGGCGCCCTCGCCGCGGGTGGAGACCACGTCGAGCAGGCCGAGGCCCGGCTCGCGCTGGCCGAGGTCGTTGATGAACTCGTGGCCCAGGATCTGGTAGCCGGCGCAGACCGAGAAGACGATCGCGCCGTTCTCCACCGCCCGGTACAGGCCGCCGTCACGGCGCAGCCGCTCGGCCGCGAGCCGCTGCGGCCGGTCCTCGCCGCCGCCGACGAGGTAGATGTCGCCGGAGGTCGGAATCGGCTGGTCGCTGCGCACGTCGAGCCGGGCCACGTCGAGTCCGCGCTGGCGGGCCCGGCGCTCCACGACGAGGGCGTTGCCCTGGTCGCCGTAGGTGCTGAGCAGATCCGGGTAGATCCAGACGATCCGCAGTTGGTTGTCGCTCACGAAAATCCCCTGAAGTCTCGCGGTCAGTTGCCGACGCGGCGGCGCAGGTCCTGGAAGGCGGTGTAGTTCGCGATGACCTCGATGCGTCCCGGCGGGCACAGCTGCACCGCCTGGTCGAGGTCCTCGCACACCTGGAACTGCTGGTTCGCGACCTCCAGGCGCACCGCGAGGTCCAGCTTCCGGTCGCCGACCACACAGATCGGATGGCCGGACAGCCGGGTGTAGTCCACGTCCCACAGCCAGGAGGTGTCGGTGCCGTCGGCGCCGCGCGCGTTCACCGAGAGGATCACCGGGGCCGGCGGCGGGTCGATCAGGGAGAAGGTCTCCAGCCAGCCCGCCGGGTTCTTGGCGAGCAGCAGGCGCAGGTCGCGGCCCTGGAACTGGACGACGTCGTAGCGCCCGGCGACGGCCTGCACCTGGTACATGCGCTCCAGGGCGACCTGCGGCGGCACCCCGAAGACGGCGGCGACGGCGGCCGAGGAGGCGGCGTTGGCCTTGTTGGCGCGGCCCGGCAGCTGGAGGTGGATCGGCCACGCGGAGCCGTGCGGGTCGAGCACGTGGTCGCCGGACAGCGCCCAGCTCGGCGTCGGGCGGCGGAAGCCGCACTCGCCGCAGAACCAGTCGTCGCCCGGGCGCTGCATGACGCCGCCGCAGGACGGGCAGGACCAGGCGTCGTCCTTCCACATCTGTCCGGCGGCGACCCAGATCACGTTCGGGGAGGAGGACGCGGCCCACACCACCAGCGGGTCGTCGGCGTTGGCGACGACCACGGCCTTCGAGCCGGCCAGGCCCTCGCGCCAGTTCTCGGCGAGCATGCGGGTCTCGGCGGCGCGGTCCAGCTGGTCGCGGGAGAGGTTGAGCAGCGCGATGCACTTCGGGTCGGTGGCCTGGGCGACGCCGACGAGGTACTTCTCGTCGACCTCGATGACCCCGTAGCGGGCGTCCGCGCCGCCCGCGAGAGCCGAGGTGATGCCGGCCGGCATGTTGGCGCCGAGCGCGTTGGAGACGACCGGACCGGCCGCCTTGAGCGCCTCGGCGATGAGCCGGGTGGTGGTGGTCTTGCCGTTGGTCGCCGAGACCAGGGTCACGTCCAGGTGCCCGGCGAGCCGGCCGAGGAGGTCGGGGTCGAGTTTCAGCGCGACCCGGCCGCCGATCACCGAACCGCTGCCGCGCCCCGCGGCGCGCGATGCCGCCGCGACCGCCTTGCCCGCGGTCACGGCGATCTTGGCCCGCGGCGTGAGCGGGTCCGAGTTGCCTGCCATCAGTTCTCGATCCTCCTTGCCGTACGCGCCGCGCCTGAAGCCTGTGAAGCCTGACGGCCACGTGGTGTGGACCTCAGCCTATCGAGATCCATTCGCACTCCCGAATCGCGGCACCGGCCACCGGTTCCGGCGGTGGGCGCCTGCCGCCGGGGGACACAGGGACCTTACTCTGACCGCCATGCGACAAGGCTCCATCCCGGGCGCCCACGGGCGCGTCCGTCCCCTCGGCCTCCTCGGCGACCCCGTCCTGCACGCCCGCTGCGCGGAGGTGACGGACTTCGGCCCGGAACTCGCGGCGCTCGTGGAGGACTTGTTCGCGACCATGTACGCCGCCCACGGCGTGGGCCTGGCCGCGAACCAGGTCGGCGAGGCGGTGCGCGTCTTCGTGTACGACTGCCCGGACGACGAGGACGAGCGGCACCTCGGGCACGTGGTGAACCCCCGGCTGGTGGAGACCGGCGGTGTGGTGGTGCGCGGTCCGGAGGGCTGTCTGTCGCTGCCGGGTCTGGAGGCGGGGACCGAGCGGTACGACGAGGCGGTGGTGACGGGCTTCACGGTGGCCGGTGAGCCGGTCACCGTGCGCGGGACGGGGTTCTTCGCCCGGTGCCTCCAGCACGAGTGCGACCACCTGGAGGGACGGGTCTACGCCGATCGCCTGACCGGCCGGCGCCACCGCAAGCTGATGCGCCAGGTGGCGCGGGCGTCCTGGCACCGCTGAACGCCCTCCCCGACGACGACCGGGGCGCGCGAGGCCGGGGGTCAGAACCCGGGACCGCCCTCCTTGTCGCCGGCCTCGGCGAGGCGGCCCCACAGCAGATCGGCCAGGGTGCGCACCAACTCCTCGCGGGGGCAGGGTCGTTCACCCAGCCACCAGTCCCCGGCGGCGTGCATCATGCCGACGATGCCGTGCCCCCAGACCCGGGCCAGCTGCTGGGTGCCCGGCCCGACGTCGAGGCGCTCCTCGATGACCTGGGCCAGCTCCTCGCCCATGCGGCGCAGCAGCGGCGCCGAGTGCTTGCCGACGTCGAAGCCCTGCTCGGACTGGTCGCCCGGGGTGCCGGCGCTCTCCGCCGGATGCATCAGGAAGCGGTACACCTGCGGACGGGCCTCGATGGCCGCCAGATAGGTGTCCAGGGTGGCCTCCACGCGCTGCCGGCGCTGGGCCGGAGCGTCCAGG includes:
- a CDS encoding 6-phosphofructokinase, translated to MRIGVLTSGGDCPGLNAVIRSVVHRAVVDHGDEVIGFRDGWKGLLECDYLKLDLDAVGGILARGGTILGSSRVRPEHLRDGVERARGHVEELGLDAIIPIGGEGTLKAARLLSDNGLPIVGVPKTIDNDIAVTDVTFGFDTAVTVATEALDRLKTTAESHQRVLIVEVMGRHTGWIALHSGMAAGAHAVVVPERPFDIDELTAKVGERFSAGKRFAIVVAAEGAKPKAGTMDFDEGGKDVYGHERFAGIARQLSIELEERLGKEARPVILGHVQRGGTPTAYDRVLATRFGWHAVEAVHRGEFGKMTALRGTDIEMVSLADAVESLKTVPDARYAEAECVL
- a CDS encoding Mur ligase family protein translates to MAGNSDPLTPRAKIAVTAGKAVAAASRAAGRGSGSVIGGRVALKLDPDLLGRLAGHLDVTLVSATNGKTTTTRLIAEALKAAGPVVSNALGANMPAGITSALAGGADARYGVIEVDEKYLVGVAQATDPKCIALLNLSRDQLDRAAETRMLAENWREGLAGSKAVVVANADDPLVVWAASSSPNVIWVAAGQMWKDDAWSCPSCGGVMQRPGDDWFCGECGFRRPTPSWALSGDHVLDPHGSAWPIHLQLPGRANKANAASSAAVAAVFGVPPQVALERMYQVQAVAGRYDVVQFQGRDLRLLLAKNPAGWLETFSLIDPPPAPVILSVNARGADGTDTSWLWDVDYTRLSGHPICVVGDRKLDLAVRLEVANQQFQVCEDLDQAVQLCPPGRIEVIANYTAFQDLRRRVGN
- a CDS encoding cytochrome c oxidase assembly protein — its product is MDHSGHGMTMDLPPFTLGRGLAWSADPFFLVACLLGLALYGWGVARLVRRGDKWPVGRTVAFVAGVLSVALMMCTKLNDYGMVMFSVHMVQHMVISMVSPILLLLGAPITLALRALPPAGRGRKGPRELLLMLLHSRYMRIITHPAFTIPLFIASLYALYFTPLFDTLMGSQAGHIGMMVHFLAVGVVFFWPIMGVDPGPHRPGYLMRMLELFAGMPFHAFFGIALMMASSPMVETFKNPPASLGIDALSDQNAAGGIAWAFSEVPSVLVLLALLFQWYASEERQARRSDRAADRDGDKELAAYNAYLASLNTRGG
- a CDS encoding type 1 glutamine amidotransferase, producing MSDNQLRIVWIYPDLLSTYGDQGNALVVERRARQRGLDVARLDVRSDQPIPTSGDIYLVGGGEDRPQRLAAERLRRDGGLYRAVENGAIVFSVCAGYQILGHEFINDLGQREPGLGLLDVVSTRGEGARCVGDVLGDIDPRLGLPPLTGFENHQGVTHVGPNARPLAQVRFGNGNGTGDGTEGAYNDTVFGTYMHGPVLARNPLIADLLLKLALDVNALPPTDDRWYEALRNERIAAAQQPA
- a CDS encoding TetR family transcriptional regulator, translated to MNTTQRADQQTSADRRRRELLEAADRVVLRDGPHASMNAIAAEAGITKPILYRHFGDKGGLYAALAVRHTDALLASLRAALDAPAQRRQRVEATLDTYLAAIEARPQVYRFLMHPAESAGTPGDQSEQGFDVGKHSAPLLRRMGEELAQVIEERLDVGPGTQQLARVWGHGIVGMMHAAGDWWLGERPCPREELVRTLADLLWGRLAEAGDKEGGPGF
- the def gene encoding peptide deformylase, whose product is MRQGSIPGAHGRVRPLGLLGDPVLHARCAEVTDFGPELAALVEDLFATMYAAHGVGLAANQVGEAVRVFVYDCPDDEDERHLGHVVNPRLVETGGVVVRGPEGCLSLPGLEAGTERYDEAVVTGFTVAGEPVTVRGTGFFARCLQHECDHLEGRVYADRLTGRRHRKLMRQVARASWHR